The Impatiens glandulifera chromosome 3, dImpGla2.1, whole genome shotgun sequence genome contains a region encoding:
- the LOC124928832 gene encoding glucose-6-phosphate isomerase, cytosolic: MASSTLICDTEQWKDLKSHVEDVKKTHLRELMNDANRCKSMFTEFDGLVLDYSRQSATLETMDKLFKLTHASGLKQKIDRMFNGEHINSTEGRAVLHFSLRAPRDAVIQADGKNVVTDVWQVLDKIKDFSEKIRSGSWVGATGKQLKDVIAVGIGGSFLGPLFVHTALQTDQEAIGFSKGRQLRFLANVDPVDVAKSIAGLNPETTLVVVVSKTFTTAETMLNARTLREWISSSLGLDAIAKHMVAVSTNLKLVKEFGIDPINAFAFWDWVGGRYSVCSAVGVLPLSLQYGFTLVEKFLKGASSVDQHFQSTPFEKNIPVLLGLLSVWNVSFLGYPARAILPYSQALEKFAPHIQQVSMESNGKGVSIDGVPLPFEAGEIDFGEPGTNGQHSFYQLIHQGRVIPCDFIGVVKSQQPVYLQGEVVSNHDELMSNFFAQPDALAYGKTAQQLQQENVPQHLIPHKTFSGNRPSLSILLPSLTAYSIGQLLAIYENRVAVQGFIWDINSFDQWGVELGKSLASQVRKQLNASRKGEPVNGFNFSTTTLLNRYLEASSDVGKDSSTVLPNI, translated from the exons ATGGCTTCGTCTACTCTTATCTGTGACACAGAGCAGTGGAAAGACCTAAAG TCTCATGTGGAGGATGTTAAGAAAACCCACCTGCGTGAGTTGATGAATGATGCCAATAGATGCAAATCGATGTTTAC AGAGTTTGATGGCTTAGTTTTGGACTATTCAAGGCAGTCTGCAACTCTTGAAACGATGGATAAGCTGTTCAAGTTGACACAT GCATCAGGTCTTAAACAAAAGATTGATAGGATGTTCAATGGGGAACAT attAACAGTACGGAAGGCAGAGCTGTCCTCCATTTCTCTCTTCGTGCTCCTAGAGATGCAGTTATCCAGGCTGATGGAAAGAATGTTGTTACTGATGTTTGGCAAGTTCTCGACAAAATAAAGGATTTTTCTGAGAAAATTCGAAGTGGCTCATGG GTTGGAGCGACGGGAAAACAATTAAAGGATGTGATTGCTGTTGGCATTGGTGGTAGTTTTCTTGGTCCTCTGTTTGTACACACTGCACTTCAAACAG ATCAGGAAGCTATTGGATTTTCGAAAGGACGTCAGCTACGCTT CCTCGCAAATGTTGATCCAGTTGATGTTGCTAAAAGTATTGCAGGATTAAATCCTGAAACTACACTAG TTGTGGTAGTATCAAAGACTTTTACGACAGCAGAAACAATGTTGAATGCTCGTACATTGAGGGAATGGATTTCATCTTCCCTGGG GCTTGATGCTATTGCCAAGCATATGGTTGCTGTTAGCACCAATCTTAAG CTTGTCAAAGAGTTTGGCATAGATCCTATTAACGCTTTTGCTTTCTGGGACTGGGTTGGTGGCCGTTATAGTG TTTGCAGTGCTGTTGGAGTATTGCCCTTGTCTCTTCAATATGGCTTCACACTTGTGGAGAA GTTCCTGAAGGGAGCTTCAAGTGTTGATCAGCATTTTCAATCAACTCCCTTTGAGAAAAATATTCCT GTGCTTTTAGGATTATTGAGCGTATGGAATGTCTCGTTCTTAGGATATCCTGCAAGA GCCATCTTACCTTACTCTCAAGCCCTGGAGAAGTTTGCTCCTCATATCCAACAG GTGAGCATGGAAAGTAATGGTAAGGGAGTATCGATAGATGGTGTACCTCTTCCCTTTGAGGCTGGTGAAATTGATTTTGGTGAGCCAGGAACAAATGGTCAACATAGTTTCTACCAATTAATTCATCAG GGCCGTGTAATCCCTTGTGATTTTATTGGTGTTGTGAAGAGTCAGCAGCCTGTTTACCTTCAAG GTGAAGTGGTAAGTAACCACGATGAGCTCATGTCTAACTTCTTTGCACAACCAGATGCACTGGCATACGGAAAG ACAGCACAGCAGTTGCAGCAAGAGAATGTCCCTCAGCATCTTATTCCTCACAAG ACTTTTTCTGGCAATCGGCCTTCTCTCAGCATTCTTCTTCCATCACTGACTGCCTACAGTATCGGAcag CTTTTAGCAATATATGAGAACAGAGTAGCTGTTCAAGGCTTTATATGGGATATCAACTCTTTTGACCAGTGGGGAGTTGAGTTAGGAAAG TCATTGGCATCTCAAGTTAGAAAACAACTGAATGCTTCTCGTAAGGGAGAACCAGTGAATGGCTTCAATTTCAGCACCACGACTCTTCTGAATCGATACCTTGAG GCTAGTTCCGATGTAGGAAAAGATTCTTCCACGGTTCTTCCTAATATATAA